A single window of Pseudomonas lijiangensis DNA harbors:
- a CDS encoding LLM class flavin-dependent oxidoreductase, producing the protein MSESARQLKLGAFLMATGHHVAAWRHPDVPANAGLDIKHYKHLAKVAEEARFDTLFVADSVAAATGDIASHMARSDHFEPLTLLSALSAVTEHIGLIATATTTYNEPYHVARKFASLDHLSGGRAGWNLVTSDAAAEALNFGREEHVGHAERYSRAREFHQVVTGLWDSWADDAFIRDKASGEYYDPAKLHVLDHQGEHFKVKGPLNVARSPQGQPVVVQAGSSEVGRDLAAQTAEVVFTAQTSLADAQAFYADIKGRLKAYGRSADSLKIMPGVFIVVAETEVEARAKFESFQDLVDPHVGVALLGRMLGNFDLSGYPLDGPLPELPLTDSGQRSRQKLLTDLAEKENLNLAQLGRRIAGGRGHYSLIGTPTQIADELQTWFEQGAADGFNVLVPHLPGGLEDVARLLVPELQRRGLFRTEYEGSTLRENLGLQRPSNRFE; encoded by the coding sequence ATGAGCGAGTCCGCTCGTCAGTTGAAATTGGGCGCGTTTCTAATGGCCACCGGGCATCATGTGGCGGCCTGGCGTCACCCGGATGTTCCGGCCAATGCAGGGCTTGATATCAAGCACTACAAGCATCTGGCCAAGGTGGCGGAAGAGGCGCGGTTCGACACCTTGTTCGTGGCCGACAGCGTGGCGGCAGCGACCGGAGATATCGCCAGTCACATGGCGCGCTCCGATCACTTCGAGCCGCTGACACTGCTGTCGGCACTGAGCGCGGTGACCGAGCACATCGGCCTGATTGCAACAGCGACCACGACTTATAACGAGCCTTATCACGTCGCCCGCAAGTTCGCCTCGCTGGACCATCTGTCCGGCGGGCGAGCCGGCTGGAACCTGGTGACTTCCGATGCCGCAGCCGAAGCCCTGAACTTCGGCCGTGAAGAACACGTGGGCCACGCCGAGCGCTACAGCCGCGCCCGGGAGTTTCATCAGGTCGTGACCGGGCTCTGGGACAGTTGGGCGGACGATGCCTTTATCCGCGACAAGGCCAGCGGGGAGTATTACGACCCTGCCAAACTGCATGTACTCGACCATCAGGGCGAGCACTTCAAGGTCAAAGGCCCGCTGAATGTGGCGCGTTCTCCGCAAGGTCAGCCTGTCGTGGTGCAGGCGGGTTCTTCTGAAGTGGGGCGGGATCTGGCGGCGCAGACGGCTGAAGTGGTCTTCACGGCCCAGACCTCACTGGCCGATGCCCAGGCGTTCTACGCCGATATCAAGGGTCGGCTGAAGGCTTACGGGCGCAGTGCCGACTCGCTGAAAATCATGCCCGGCGTGTTTATCGTCGTGGCTGAAACCGAGGTTGAGGCCCGGGCGAAATTCGAGTCGTTCCAGGATCTGGTCGATCCCCATGTGGGCGTGGCGTTGCTGGGCCGCATGCTGGGCAATTTCGATCTGTCGGGCTACCCGCTGGACGGGCCGTTGCCGGAGTTGCCGTTGACCGACAGCGGCCAGCGCAGTCGGCAAAAGCTGCTGACCGATCTGGCGGAAAAGGAAAACCTGAACCTTGCACAACTGGGGCGGCGCATTGCCGGTGGCCGAGGCCATTACAGTCTGATCGGCACGCCGACGCAGATCGCCGATGAGTTGCAGACCTGGTTCGAGCAAGGCGCTGCCGACGGCTTCAACGTGCTGGTGCCGCATCTGCCCGGAGGCCTGGAAGATGTGGCGCGTCTGCTGGTGCCGGAGTTGCAACGTCGCGGCTTGTTCCGCACCGAATACGAAGGCTCGACCCTGCGTGAGAACCTCGGACTGCAAAGGCCGTCGAACCGCTTCGAATAA
- the tcyJ gene encoding cystine ABC transporter substrate-binding protein, translating to MNISAIRRTFLFSALTLVLGTGIAGQAMAGEQLQKIKDSGTLNVGLEGTYPPFSFVDENGKLTGFEVELSEALAKELGVKAKVQPSKWDGILAALESKRLDVVINQVTISEERKKKYDFSEPYTISGLQTLTQKKNADTIKTPQDLAGKKVGVGLGTNYEQWIKANVPTAIVKTYDDDPTKFQDLRVGRIDAILVDRLAALEIAAKTKDAFGVAGAPFSRQESGIALRKGEPELLDAINKALEKLRADGTLAKLSQKYFNADVTK from the coding sequence ATGAACATTTCCGCTATTCGTCGCACGTTTCTCTTTTCGGCTCTGACGCTGGTGCTGGGCACCGGTATTGCGGGGCAAGCCATGGCCGGCGAACAACTGCAAAAGATCAAGGACAGCGGCACCCTCAATGTGGGCCTGGAAGGCACTTATCCACCGTTCAGCTTCGTGGACGAAAACGGCAAGCTCACCGGTTTCGAAGTCGAGTTGTCCGAGGCTCTGGCCAAGGAACTGGGCGTCAAGGCCAAGGTACAGCCGAGCAAGTGGGACGGCATCCTCGCGGCCCTGGAATCCAAGCGTCTGGATGTGGTGATCAACCAGGTGACCATTTCCGAAGAGCGCAAGAAAAAGTACGACTTCTCCGAGCCCTACACCATCTCCGGCCTGCAGACGCTGACCCAGAAGAAAAACGCGGACACCATCAAGACGCCTCAGGATCTGGCAGGCAAGAAAGTCGGCGTAGGCCTGGGCACCAACTATGAGCAATGGATCAAGGCCAATGTCCCGACGGCCATCGTCAAGACCTACGACGATGATCCGACCAAGTTCCAGGACCTGCGTGTAGGCCGTATCGACGCCATTCTGGTCGACCGCCTGGCTGCTCTGGAAATCGCGGCCAAGACCAAGGATGCCTTTGGTGTCGCGGGCGCTCCGTTTTCCCGTCAGGAATCCGGTATTGCCCTGCGCAAGGGCGAGCCTGAATTGCTGGACGCCATCAACAAGGCACTCGAAAAGCTGCGTGCCGACGGCACCCTGGCCAAACTGTCGCAAAAGTACTTCAACGCTGATGTGACCAAATGA
- a CDS encoding TonB-dependent receptor: protein MHTTLGDSVKHNLLAQAVGQANTARGRRCGMLLMSLAAMPLAPAMAETEATQNAEAPTLKAVTVTATRREESLQKVPVAVSVVEGEQLERDNRNGVSSIVQQIPTLNFRTGASNKDTSLFIRGVGTISTSPGVEPTVATVIDGVVLGRPGQATLDLLDLERIEVLRGPQGTLFGKNASAGVLNVVTKAPTEETHGYIDQSYFSGNESRTRFGIGGSLIPQTLKGSITTLFGSYDGNVDNKLNGHEVNGYNRKGARGKLEFTPNDDVTFTLIADYMQAHDDAPNGVVSKSLLPAFSNALSPVRADSDNRDVNSDYRSHVDDVNKGLSGQLDWKLGDYTLTSITAWRGWDNTQYQDGDRLGTITAAFPGTEDKGQLEYNQYSQELRLASPKGEFLEYVGGLFYMHGKSDETYQRTLITPTTQNRGVADYSTTSESYSVFGETTFNFTPDFRAIAGLRWTHDKLEYDHRRVSTSATTVSGIQPATSSSGTVDEDGKSGRLGLQYDLSDAVTTYVTYSRGYKGPAYNVFFNMQPRDTDALKPETSNTWEVGIKATTWNNRLTTNLAVFRSEYDNYQANFFDSVAGQVVTRLINAGSVSTEGVELDYALQATTNLKISGAVAYTKARIDSFACPAGAAASCNVDGKTLPYSPDWKSYVRADYTIPLDNGLDIELGTDYSWQSEVQYDISQNADTKQGAYGIWNASVALADYNAGWRVALLGKNLADKSYSPLLATGGNYIYRAVPRDDERYFGVQLRKDF from the coding sequence ATGCACACAACACTTGGGGATAGCGTCAAACACAACCTTCTGGCGCAAGCCGTCGGCCAGGCCAATACGGCGCGGGGACGTCGTTGCGGCATGCTGCTGATGAGCCTGGCGGCGATGCCGCTGGCTCCGGCGATGGCTGAAACCGAAGCCACGCAGAACGCCGAGGCTCCAACGCTCAAAGCGGTCACCGTGACCGCCACGCGCCGCGAAGAGTCGTTGCAGAAGGTGCCTGTTGCAGTTTCCGTGGTGGAGGGCGAGCAACTGGAGCGCGACAACCGCAATGGTGTTTCCAGCATCGTGCAGCAGATCCCGACCCTGAACTTCCGCACTGGCGCCTCCAACAAGGACACGTCGCTGTTCATTCGTGGCGTGGGCACTATTTCCACATCGCCGGGCGTCGAGCCGACCGTTGCGACGGTCATCGACGGTGTTGTGCTCGGTCGTCCAGGCCAGGCCACGCTGGACCTGCTGGACCTGGAACGCATCGAAGTCCTGCGCGGCCCTCAGGGCACGCTCTTCGGCAAGAACGCTTCGGCCGGTGTGCTCAACGTGGTCACCAAGGCGCCCACCGAAGAGACACATGGCTATATCGATCAGTCCTATTTCAGCGGAAATGAAAGCCGCACGCGCTTCGGTATTGGCGGCAGCCTGATCCCGCAGACCCTCAAGGGCTCGATCACAACCCTGTTCGGCAGCTACGACGGCAACGTCGACAACAAGCTCAATGGCCACGAAGTCAATGGCTATAACCGCAAGGGCGCACGGGGCAAGCTGGAGTTCACTCCGAATGACGACGTGACATTCACCCTGATCGCCGACTACATGCAGGCCCATGACGACGCGCCAAACGGCGTGGTCAGCAAGTCGCTGTTGCCAGCGTTCAGCAACGCCTTGTCGCCTGTGCGGGCCGACAGCGACAACCGCGATGTGAACAGCGATTACCGCAGCCATGTGGACGACGTCAACAAAGGCTTGTCCGGCCAACTGGACTGGAAGCTGGGCGATTACACCCTGACGTCCATCACGGCCTGGCGTGGCTGGGACAACACCCAGTATCAGGATGGCGACCGTCTGGGCACCATCACCGCCGCGTTCCCCGGCACCGAAGACAAGGGCCAGCTGGAGTACAACCAGTATTCTCAGGAACTGCGCCTGGCTTCGCCCAAAGGTGAGTTCCTGGAGTATGTCGGTGGCCTGTTCTACATGCATGGCAAGAGCGATGAAACCTATCAGCGCACCCTGATCACGCCAACCACCCAGAACCGAGGCGTCGCCGACTACAGCACCACCAGCGAAAGCTACTCGGTATTTGGCGAAACCACCTTCAACTTCACGCCTGATTTCCGCGCCATTGCCGGTCTGCGCTGGACCCACGACAAGCTGGAATACGATCACCGTCGTGTCTCCACCTCGGCCACCACGGTCAGCGGCATTCAGCCGGCCACCAGCAGCTCGGGTACAGTGGATGAAGATGGCAAGTCCGGTCGCCTGGGTCTGCAATACGACCTCAGCGATGCGGTAACCACCTATGTCACTTATTCGCGTGGCTACAAAGGCCCGGCCTATAACGTGTTCTTCAACATGCAGCCGCGTGATACCGATGCGCTCAAGCCTGAAACCTCCAACACCTGGGAAGTCGGCATCAAGGCCACCACCTGGAACAACCGCCTGACCACCAACCTGGCCGTGTTCCGCAGCGAGTACGACAACTATCAGGCGAACTTCTTCGACAGCGTGGCCGGGCAAGTGGTAACGCGCCTGATCAACGCCGGCAGTGTCAGCACTGAAGGCGTCGAACTCGACTACGCCTTGCAGGCCACCACCAACCTGAAAATTTCCGGTGCGGTGGCGTACACCAAGGCGCGCATCGACAGCTTCGCATGCCCGGCCGGTGCGGCGGCGTCCTGCAACGTCGATGGCAAGACCTTGCCCTACAGCCCTGACTGGAAAAGCTACGTTCGTGCTGACTACACCATCCCGCTGGATAACGGTCTGGACATCGAACTGGGCACCGATTACAGCTGGCAGAGCGAAGTGCAGTACGACATCAGCCAGAACGCCGACACCAAACAAGGCGCTTACGGTATCTGGAACGCAAGCGTTGCCCTGGCGGATTACAACGCAGGCTGGCGTGTAGCCTTGCTGGGCAAGAACCTCGCTGACAAGTCGTACTCGCCGCTGCTGGCCACTGGCGGGAACTACATCTACCGTGCAGTACCGCGTGATGATGAACGTTATTTCGGTGTGCAGTTGCGTAAGGATTTTTGA
- a CDS encoding LacI family DNA-binding transcriptional regulator, protein MADDIPATRKRRGAGRVTITGVAKQAGVSAITVSRYFNQPDQVSPELRERIAAAVNQLGYVPNLVAGGLASARSRVVAMVIPNISGPIFANTIQGFSDTLSKHGFQLLLASSYFSTEQEESAVRAFLGWSPAALVLTSRFHSEATEKMIEQADIPVIETWDHQPGRSPIQIGFSHYDVGVSATRYLHGKGYRRIAFVQNSMAGDFSALERRDGYIATLETFGLKPRVFVPAEGMAPFEAGKQAMDTLMNGPDKPDAIFFANDNLAAGGLLASQRAGLQIPKDCAVMGFGDYAFAQMMMPSLSTIKPPALEIGVLAAQRVLESLGMLPLEGEIQRLNLLDCSLVEREST, encoded by the coding sequence ATGGCCGATGACATCCCTGCGACACGCAAACGCCGAGGCGCAGGCCGCGTGACCATCACCGGCGTGGCAAAGCAGGCAGGTGTTTCGGCCATTACCGTGTCGCGTTATTTCAACCAGCCGGATCAGGTGTCCCCAGAGTTGCGCGAGCGTATCGCCGCGGCGGTCAATCAGCTCGGCTACGTGCCCAATCTGGTCGCAGGCGGCCTGGCCTCGGCGCGCAGTCGGGTCGTAGCCATGGTGATTCCCAACATCTCGGGGCCGATCTTCGCCAACACCATTCAGGGCTTCAGCGACACCCTGAGCAAACACGGTTTTCAGTTGCTGCTGGCTTCCAGCTATTTCTCCACCGAACAGGAAGAAAGCGCGGTGCGGGCGTTTCTCGGCTGGTCACCGGCTGCACTGGTGCTGACCAGTCGCTTTCACAGCGAAGCCACAGAAAAGATGATCGAGCAGGCTGATATCCCGGTGATCGAAACCTGGGACCACCAGCCAGGCCGCAGTCCGATCCAGATCGGGTTCTCGCATTACGACGTAGGCGTCAGCGCTACCCGCTATCTGCATGGCAAAGGCTACCGACGCATCGCCTTCGTGCAGAACAGCATGGCAGGTGACTTCAGCGCCCTTGAACGCCGTGACGGCTACATCGCAACACTGGAAACCTTCGGCCTCAAGCCAAGGGTGTTCGTCCCGGCTGAAGGAATGGCCCCCTTCGAGGCGGGCAAACAGGCGATGGATACACTCATGAACGGCCCGGACAAACCCGACGCCATCTTCTTTGCCAACGACAACCTGGCCGCTGGCGGACTGCTCGCCAGCCAGCGTGCAGGCCTGCAAATACCCAAGGATTGCGCCGTCATGGGCTTTGGCGACTACGCCTTCGCCCAAATGATGATGCCCAGCCTCAGCACCATCAAACCACCCGCCCTGGAAATCGGCGTCCTCGCCGCACAGCGCGTACTGGAAAGCCTGGGCATGCTGCCGCTGGAAGGGGAAATACAACGACTGAACCTGCTCGACTGCAGCCTGGTTGAGCGGGAGAGTACGTGA
- the betT gene encoding choline BCCT transporter BetT, with the protein MNAPVFYFAASVILIFGVTVIAFPQASGEWLLAAQNWAANTVGWYYMLAMTLYLVFVVVTALSGYGKIKLGADHDEPEFSYLSWAGMLFAAGISITLFFFCVSEPLTHMLQPPQGEGGTTESARQAMQLLFLHWGLHGWGVFAFVGMALAYFAYRHNLPLALRSALYPLIGKRINGPIGYAVDGFGIIATIFGLGADMGFGVLHLNSGLDYLFGVSHTQWIQVGLITLMMGAAILVAVSGVDKGVRVMSDINMLLACALLLFVLFAGPTQHLLNTLVQNIGDYLGALTTKSFDVYAYSSDAKGWLGGWTVFYWAWWIAWAPFVGLFIARISRGRTIREFVFGVLLIPLGFTLAWMSIFGNSAIEQVLNHGMTALGQSAIDDPSMTLYLLLETYPWSKTVIAVTVFISFVFFVTSADSGTVVLSTLSAKGGGPDEDGPKWLRVFWGVATAVITSGLLFSGSIDALKSAVVLTSLPFSLILLLMMWGLHKAFFMETQRQIAQTYSLAPASGARRGGWRQRLSQAVHYPSRDEVYRFLDQTVRPAIEDVTAVFVEKGLSVDTQPDPSNDSVSLEIGHGEERPFIYQVQMKGFFTPSFARGGMGSKQLNNRRYYRAEVHLSEGSQDYDLVGYTKEQVINDILDQYERHMQFLHLVR; encoded by the coding sequence ATGAATGCTCCGGTTTTCTACTTTGCTGCGAGTGTCATCCTGATCTTCGGTGTCACCGTGATCGCCTTCCCGCAAGCCAGCGGTGAGTGGTTACTGGCTGCACAGAACTGGGCGGCCAATACGGTCGGCTGGTATTACATGTTGGCCATGACGCTGTATCTGGTCTTCGTGGTGGTCACCGCCTTGTCCGGCTACGGCAAGATCAAGCTCGGTGCCGACCACGACGAACCCGAGTTCAGTTACCTGTCATGGGCAGGCATGCTGTTTGCCGCCGGGATCAGCATTACGCTGTTCTTCTTCTGCGTCTCCGAGCCGCTGACCCACATGCTGCAACCGCCGCAAGGCGAGGGCGGTACCACTGAGTCAGCGCGCCAGGCCATGCAGTTGCTGTTTCTGCACTGGGGCCTGCATGGCTGGGGCGTCTTTGCCTTCGTCGGCATGGCGCTGGCGTATTTCGCCTACCGTCACAACCTGCCGCTGGCCTTGCGTTCGGCGCTGTATCCGCTGATCGGCAAGCGTATCAATGGCCCTATCGGCTATGCCGTCGACGGCTTTGGCATCATCGCGACCATCTTCGGCCTGGGTGCCGATATGGGTTTCGGCGTGCTGCACCTCAACTCAGGTCTGGATTACCTGTTCGGTGTTTCCCACACCCAATGGATTCAGGTCGGGTTGATCACACTGATGATGGGCGCAGCTATCCTGGTTGCCGTCTCGGGCGTCGACAAGGGTGTGCGGGTCATGTCCGACATCAACATGCTGCTCGCCTGTGCATTGCTGCTGTTCGTACTGTTCGCCGGACCCACTCAGCACCTGCTCAACACGCTGGTGCAGAACATCGGCGACTACCTGGGCGCGCTGACGACCAAGAGTTTCGATGTCTATGCCTACAGCAGCGACGCCAAAGGCTGGCTGGGCGGTTGGACAGTGTTCTACTGGGCGTGGTGGATTGCGTGGGCGCCTTTTGTCGGCCTGTTCATTGCGCGTATTTCCCGTGGCCGGACCATTCGCGAGTTTGTCTTTGGCGTGCTGCTGATCCCCTTGGGTTTCACACTTGCCTGGATGTCGATTTTCGGTAACAGCGCCATCGAGCAAGTGCTCAACCACGGCATGACTGCGCTGGGACAGTCGGCCATCGATGATCCGTCGATGACCCTGTACCTGCTGCTGGAAACCTATCCATGGAGCAAGACGGTCATTGCGGTGACGGTATTCATCAGCTTCGTCTTCTTCGTCACCTCGGCGGATTCGGGCACCGTGGTGTTGTCCACCCTGTCTGCCAAAGGCGGTGGCCCGGATGAAGACGGTCCGAAATGGTTGCGTGTGTTCTGGGGCGTTGCAACCGCGGTGATTACCAGCGGACTGCTGTTCTCCGGCAGCATCGATGCGCTTAAGTCAGCGGTCGTGCTGACATCGCTGCCGTTCTCGCTGATCCTGCTGCTGATGATGTGGGGGCTGCACAAAGCGTTCTTCATGGAGACCCAGCGCCAGATCGCCCAGACCTATTCCCTGGCACCTGCTTCCGGTGCGCGACGTGGCGGCTGGAGACAGCGCTTGAGCCAGGCCGTGCACTATCCGTCCCGGGACGAGGTCTATCGCTTCCTCGACCAGACCGTACGCCCGGCGATTGAAGACGTGACAGCGGTGTTCGTCGAAAAGGGCCTGAGTGTCGATACTCAACCAGACCCTTCAAACGATTCGGTCAGCCTTGAAATCGGCCACGGTGAAGAGCGTCCGTTCATTTACCAGGTACAGATGAAAGGCTTCTTCACCCCGTCCTTCGCCCGTGGCGGCATGGGCTCCAAGCAACTGAACAACCGTCGCTACTACCGCGCCGAAGTCCACCTGAGCGAAGGCAGCCAGGATTACGACCTGGTGGGCTACACGAAGGAACAGGTCATCAACGACATACTGGACCAGTACGAACGGCATATGCAGTTTTTGCATTTGGTGAGGTAG
- the epsC gene encoding serine O-acetyltransferase EpsC — MSDIPEAPASGRSSHWQLQRIVSQLRSAREDWRTRNRRVSGEHGGRELPSRAAMAEILEALSGALFPMRLGPVDLREESEDFYVGHTLDVALNALLAQARLELRYVAHQQGSGTQGIDERALELIQDFATALPGIRLLLDTDVLAAYHGDPAARSVDEVLLCYPGILAVIHHRLAHHLYRAGLPLLARISSEIAHSSTGIDIHPGAQIGPSFFIDHGTGVVIGETAIIGERVRIYQAVTLGAKRFPADEDGQLQKGHARHPIVEDDVVIYAGATILGRITIGKGSTIGGNVWLTRSVPAGCNLTQANLLQQDDGTQK, encoded by the coding sequence GTGAGCGATATTCCAGAAGCACCTGCCTCGGGCCGCTCCAGCCATTGGCAGTTGCAGCGGATCGTCAGCCAGTTGCGCAGTGCGCGTGAAGACTGGCGTACTCGCAACAGGCGGGTGAGCGGTGAGCATGGTGGTCGGGAATTACCCTCCCGCGCGGCCATGGCCGAGATTCTCGAAGCCTTGAGCGGCGCCTTGTTCCCGATGCGTCTAGGGCCGGTGGATCTGCGCGAAGAAAGCGAGGACTTCTACGTCGGCCATACCCTGGACGTGGCACTCAATGCGCTCCTGGCCCAGGCACGGCTGGAGCTGCGCTACGTGGCGCATCAGCAAGGCAGCGGAACTCAGGGCATCGACGAGCGGGCACTGGAACTGATCCAGGATTTCGCCACGGCCTTGCCAGGCATTCGCCTGCTGCTCGATACCGATGTGCTGGCGGCCTATCACGGCGACCCGGCGGCGCGCAGTGTCGATGAGGTCCTGCTGTGCTATCCGGGGATTCTTGCGGTGATCCATCACCGGCTGGCGCATCACCTGTATCGGGCCGGCCTGCCACTGTTGGCGCGCATCAGCTCGGAAATCGCCCATTCCTCCACTGGTATCGATATCCATCCCGGCGCTCAGATCGGCCCGAGCTTCTTCATCGACCATGGCACCGGCGTCGTGATTGGCGAAACGGCCATTATCGGTGAGCGGGTCAGGATCTATCAGGCTGTGACACTGGGCGCCAAACGCTTCCCGGCGGACGAAGATGGCCAGTTGCAGAAAGGCCATGCCCGCCACCCGATCGTCGAAGACGATGTGGTGATCTATGCCGGTGCAACCATTCTGGGGCGTATCACCATCGGCAAGGGTTCGACCATCGGCGGCAACGTCTGGCTGACCCGCAGCGTCCCGGCCGGCTGCAACCTGACCCAGGCCAATCTGTTGCAGCAGGATGACGGGACGCAGAAGTAG
- the tcyL gene encoding cystine ABC transporter permease, whose protein sequence is MIEESLKLVADSAPFLLKGAYYTIILSLGGMFFGLLLGFGLALMRLSRFRLVSWPARVYVSFFRGTPLLVQLFVIYYGLPQLGVELDPLPAALIGFSLNMAAYACEILRAAIGAVDRGQWEAAASIGMTRWQTMRRAILPQAARTALPPLGNSFISLVKDTALAATIQVPELFRQAQLITARTFEIFTMYLAAALIYWVLASLLSHLQNRLEARVNRHDLET, encoded by the coding sequence ATGATCGAAGAGAGCCTGAAGCTCGTAGCAGACTCTGCGCCCTTCCTGCTCAAGGGCGCGTACTACACGATCATTCTCAGCCTGGGCGGGATGTTTTTCGGATTGCTGCTGGGCTTCGGTCTGGCACTGATGCGTCTGTCGCGTTTCAGGCTGGTGAGCTGGCCGGCACGTGTCTACGTCTCGTTCTTCCGCGGCACACCGCTGCTCGTGCAACTGTTCGTGATCTATTACGGCCTGCCACAACTGGGGGTCGAACTGGATCCGCTGCCTGCTGCGCTGATCGGTTTTTCGTTGAACATGGCGGCCTACGCCTGTGAAATCCTGCGCGCGGCCATCGGTGCAGTGGATCGCGGGCAATGGGAAGCAGCAGCCAGTATCGGCATGACCCGCTGGCAGACCATGCGCCGGGCAATCCTTCCGCAAGCGGCACGCACCGCCTTGCCGCCGCTGGGCAACAGTTTCATCTCACTGGTCAAGGACACGGCACTGGCAGCCACCATCCAGGTGCCGGAATTGTTCCGTCAGGCGCAACTGATCACCGCACGGACCTTTGAAATTTTCACCATGTACCTTGCCGCCGCGCTGATCTACTGGGTCCTTGCCTCGTTGCTTTCGCACCTGCAAAACCGTCTTGAAGCGAGGGTCAATCGGCATGATCTGGAGACTTGA
- a CDS encoding D-cysteine desulfhydrase — protein MIKKQLARFNRLDLIDAPTPLEKLERLSTWAGRDIYIKRDDTTTLALGGNKVRKLEYLAADALAQGADTLITAGAIQSNHVRQTAALAARLGLGCVALLENPIGTEDANYLHNGNRLLLELFDAKVELVENLDNADEQLQALAARLRTSGKKPYLVPIGGSSAVGALGYVRAGLELAEQIKQTGLDFSAVVLASGSAGTHSGLALALAEQLPELPVIGVTVSRSEEAQFPKVQGLAERTAELLDIALPPAFKVQLWDEYFGPRYGEPNAGTLSAIKLVASHEGLLLDPVYTGKAMAGLLDGIGRQRFNDGPLIFLHTGGAPALFAYPDVFSG, from the coding sequence ATGATCAAAAAACAGCTGGCCCGTTTCAATCGCCTCGACCTGATCGACGCTCCCACTCCACTGGAAAAGCTCGAACGCCTGTCGACCTGGGCGGGCCGCGATATCTACATCAAGCGCGATGACACCACGACCCTCGCGCTGGGCGGCAACAAGGTACGCAAACTGGAATACCTGGCCGCCGATGCGCTGGCCCAGGGTGCCGACACGCTGATTACCGCTGGCGCCATCCAGTCCAACCATGTGCGCCAGACCGCAGCACTGGCCGCTCGTCTGGGGCTGGGTTGCGTCGCGCTGCTGGAAAACCCCATCGGCACCGAAGACGCCAATTACCTTCATAACGGCAATCGCCTGCTGCTGGAGCTGTTCGACGCCAAGGTCGAGCTGGTGGAAAACCTCGATAACGCCGACGAGCAACTGCAAGCCCTGGCTGCTCGCCTGCGCACCAGTGGCAAGAAGCCTTATCTGGTCCCGATTGGTGGTTCCAGTGCCGTAGGTGCTTTGGGTTATGTGCGAGCCGGGCTGGAACTGGCAGAGCAGATCAAACAGACCGGCCTGGATTTTTCCGCCGTGGTGCTGGCCTCCGGCAGTGCGGGCACCCACAGCGGCCTGGCCCTGGCTCTGGCTGAGCAGTTGCCGGAACTGCCGGTGATTGGCGTAACCGTTTCCCGTAGCGAAGAAGCCCAGTTTCCCAAGGTTCAGGGCCTGGCCGAGCGTACCGCAGAATTGCTGGATATCGCCCTGCCGCCAGCCTTCAAGGTGCAACTCTGGGACGAATACTTCGGTCCACGCTATGGTGAACCGAACGCTGGCACGCTGTCGGCAATCAAACTGGTGGCCAGCCACGAAGGTCTGTTACTGGATCCGGTCTATACCGGCAAAGCCATGGCCGGCCTGCTCGACGGCATCGGGCGTCAGCGTTTCAATGATGGGCCGCTGATCTTCCTGCATACCGGCGGAGCGCCAGCGTTGTTCGCGTATCCGGATGTGTTCAGCGGCTGA